The genome window TCCATTCTTGTTATATTTATTCAACCATTTGGATAGCATTCTAGTCGATCTCACCATACTGAGTGCAATTAACAGGGCCCTTTAACTCAGCAACCTATTACTATTTTAGGAATCACTGCCACAGCCGGCATGTAACTGAAAACAGGCTACCTTTTTACCGAAGTTCCGATCTTTCCGCTTCAGTCTGAATTTGTTCAATGCAGCTTCTCGTTGGGGAAACCGATTCTGATACATGTCATTACCACTGCCGCTCCCACTTCCATTGCCACCTCCGGCCCCATTTTTTTCCATAATACCATTGACACTCTCCATGTTTGGTCTTGCAATATTGGGAGCAGCGCAGCTTCCATTATGACTACCTGAGATTGCCCCGTTCACACTGTAGTTTGCAGCATGACCTTCAACATGAGGATCAAACACATTGGATGATCCACACTGGGCATCTGATGATCCACGCTCAATTGATGGCTGTTGCTGTGCCATAACATGGAGGTAATAATGgatgtgatgatgatgctgtACACAGCTTTCTGGTGCCTCTGTTGGGTGGCCCACTTTCACTGCATTGGCAACTCCTTCATCAGCTTTGTCTTTCCCGACCACATTAGCTGGTGATGTTTGGTGCTGTACAGGATGGAATGTTGAGGTATGCTGGGTAGATTTAACAGCTGGTGGTGACGTCACTCTCTCCCTGTTCACAGAAGGCTTTGCGATGACATTCTTTGTACTGGAGCCCATGTCATTGTTATTGCTACTCCCATTGGAACCCTGCTTTATTGGAGCAGCATCTGAGTTTGACTTCATCTTGCAGGTAGAGTCTGTTTTCACTGCCTCAGAACTGTTATCTTGTGGTGAACTGCTTTCCCCAAATCTTGTTCCACCTTGATTGGAAGCCACAGATGTATGGTACCTTGCAAAATAAGAAACAGTTAGCATGCAACTTACTGTTGTGTTCATAACCTAGTAATGACACTGATATTATGTTTTGCACCTGGTGAATGCTGAAAGATCTGATCTTCTCAGAATATTTCGTTCATCATGGAATTCAGTTGCAGCTCCAGTTGTTTTCAATCTCTTCAAACCCAACTCATTGGATGCCATGTCAATATGAGAATCACGATTTTTATCATTCCCATCGGGAATCTCGGAAGGGCAACCAGGTGCATCTGTGATTCTTACTGCCTGTTGGGCTTCTGAGTTTCTGACTATTGAGCTAATCAAATCAGCAGTTTGAATATTTGGTTCGGTCAGCATGTTTGTACCATCATTTTCTACCattactttctttttagatttgcTTTGGACCATGCGAGTCTCATGTCTTTTGTCTGTTGGATTAACAGACATATCATTGAGAGAAGATTGATACTCTAGACTTGCATTCCCAGGAGCGCCTATTTCCAAGTATTTTCCCATGGATTCGtctgtaaaaaaaaacatggagTTTGGTGAGTGAGACAATAGTGTGAAGAGGTTTACTTTCTTCTATACAATGAATGTTGTGGAGCATACAAtaccattattttctttttgtttcttgctGTTCCTTTTGTTTGCAGTTGGTAACCACTTGTTGCTGCATATCTCTGATTTGGGATGAATAACTTGTGCACATGTACTATCAGGTGGATCAGCTAGTTGACCTGGAGACATAGCTTGTGGGCTGTCAATCTCCACAGCACGCTTTGTCCATGAACTCTGCATTTTAAAACAGATTGTTGACATCATAATACATTGACATAAAAATCCTACACACAGAGAAAGTgatcacaaaatatattattttttccaAGAAAGAAAGGTTACAGCCAAGCAAGTAGTACCATGAGTAGATTTCAATGCAAGGGGTAAATAACTTGATTTCCCTAGTTTAATTGTGGCATTTGTTAGCTGGTTATGTAATATTGTATATCCAGATATTTCACAGAACAAATAGCCTTTATGACCTAATTTGAGGTGATATGAATTTTGTTGTAAGTAGTATCCCAGTACTAGCCtgtattttattttacatatatcGCCGCCATATTCCCATACACATCTAACTACAAATGTAAGAGGGATAAAGAACTATCAAGAAGTAATGAACGATCTCATACTTGAGTGCCACTGCCATTATCACTACCATCCCTAGCATTGAGTCCAATACTGAAGTCATCGTCGTTGTCGTtgtcgtcttcatcatcatcatgattgCTGTCACTGTTGTTCTCATACTCGTCACCAGCCTTTGGTTTGGCACACTTTTGTGTCTGGATGCCACTTTCGCTTCCACTGCCACTAGACTGAGTTCCAAAAAGGAAAATTTAACTCAGAGTAATCACAAAAGAAACCCAGATAAAGAAGTAGAATCATATAAACTAATAGCTTACACTGTGGCATCGCCTCCATACATGCTGCCAAAGATTCTTAAGCTCATTCTTACGTAGTGGCTTTACTAAGAAGTCAACTGCTCCCTTTGACAAACATTTGAATACCATACCCATAGAGTCATTTGAAGACATCACTGCATACAAACCACATCAGTGTAGCAGCTAAAAGTATTTAGACTAAATAATTAACAAGACAAAATTTCATAGTGTATTAGAGGAGCTGAGGAAAGCTACTTACTAATCACAGGAATGTCCTTGCAGATTTTGTGACTTGTGATCTTACTAAGCAGACCGATACCAGATAGACAAGGCATGAAAACCTCCGTCAATACAAGGTCAATGTTGTTTTGCATATCTTCAAGATGTTGCCATGCATGTAAACCATTTTCAGCAGGGATAACTGAAAGGGAATGAGATGAAGTTGCCGTCAATACACTAAAATAACTGAAATTCTCTTTGTGTTGAGCAATGTGGATAACTGAAAGCTTCCACTGCTAATGATTAACAACCAAATATAACTCAAATAGGAAATAGAGCATCGAATAAATCAATAAAACATACTGGCCAGATTAACAAATACATCAAGGATACCACAGGGCACCCACTGTAGGGGAGCGCGACAGGTCATCTGGCGTAGTATGTGAGCAGCGTACACCTAATGCACTATGGGACCACATTAGGTGATACATCACTTCTCAAGCTTGCCGCAGGCCCGCAGCGGGAGAGTGGGCTATTTTCGAAATAATAGTAAGAGGGAGCCATTTCCGTCCGAACAAGCAATGAGGGCGCTAGATGAGTCAAATGCAATGCTTGTTGTACCTATTGGGACATTCCCGTGCATAAACCCTCCATTATCGAGATAGACCAGGCCAACCACAGTACGTCAATACCACACCCATCAACTCATACACCAAGACAGTTATATTCAACACTGGGCACCTTCTTCgtctaaaagaaaattatgTGTCAACTAGTTATTAGCTATGGAATATGAAATAACATTTTTCTAAATTTATCTTGGTGCAATGGTGACTTTTGAGCCATGGTCGATTTTGGAAGTGTCATTCAAAATCATACTTGCTTTTTCACATTGCCCAAAGCATTCTATACAAGCATAAACAACTGACATGATTAATGGCAACTCTTTCAGTCTAAGGGTTAGAAATTCCATATTAATCTAataaaaaaagggggaaatccACGTAATTCTCTCATCGATCAAGAATATAGAAGAGATGATCTACACTGCTTACATTACTATGCCAGATTATAGCATTGTAGATTAACTAGATGTAAGATATCACAACCATCACAGTTGCATGAGAAACACAAAGTTTCAGATGCAGATATCTTAATTATATATCAAATATAAACATGGGTATATAGCCGTGCAATCAGACTGGGCAGTTCTGTGAGTTTCTTATAACAAACAATGCCAATTTTCCatcctataaaatttgtgaGATACGAGATTGCCACACAGCTAGTTCGAGTCAAATGTAAATCCAAGCTGgaattggagaaaaaaaaaagaaacaaaaatcaaattattcACTCCCAAGTCTCAACTAGAAGATATAGAACCAAGTATGTCACCAATTTAGCCAAATGAAATTAGCGTTGCCATTTGCAGGGCATACCTTCATAGCAGCACTTACGGAGCAGGGCACTGACCACCTGACGAGTAGAGTCATCATCCTCCACCAGCAAGACTCTCAGTGTCTTCACAGGGAGGAACCTctcccaccggatggtccgtcCTTGCTGCTCCTTCTGCTCATCCAGTTGCTGCGCAACTGGTGGCAGACCGTCGCCATTGGGCAAGTCCTCTTGCTTTACCCTCAATTCCTCCGCATCTGCCTCGAACCCATGGCCATTCTCTACTGCGCCATTCCCGATCCCCCTTACATCCTTGCGGGAAGGCCCGTCCGTGCCAGCTTGGCAGGCGCTATCCATCAGCCGGAttcgaagagagagagaacaacGGTGGTGTATGCAACTAGAGACAGTACACAAATGGTGGCGCGCATCCTACGTCGGCGTCAGAAATGCATATACTGCATCCAACTACTGGAATCTGCACACAAACATACTGGAATCAAAGGCCAATCTACCTAAGAGATGCTCCGAATAACCTACTATTCTTCGGTAATTGTCAGAGAGGACTACTTTGAGCCGAGCTGTAAGAAATGCTTCTTAAGCCATGCGCTCCGCAATGCCTAAAGTCAGGTGTTCTTAATCCCCAGTCCTGAAAAGCATCAAACAGCTCGTAAGAATTAAAGAAACCCCTCCCCCTGCCCACAAAAAAATAGAACTAAAAAAACTTCATCAGATTGAAACCGAATTCGCAAAGTGAAACAAACAGCACACTTCGAACTTACCTCAACTCGAGGAAACGGCAGCGCCTCGCGCCGCTCTTCCCGTCCCGGACTTCACGATATCCGCCGGATGCGAACCCTGCCGTACAAACAACCTCCGAAAACCAGCTAAATTCGAAgacaaaaaaaactcaaaattaTCTATACAGAACTGAGCTCCGGAGCTAGCTCTCGATAGTCAAAGCCAAGGGCACCTTGGGGAGGGAACTCAGGACGCGGAGGCGGGGGCCTTCGGCGACGGGCAGTGGCACGGGCGTGCTTTTCGGCACCCGGCTGCGTGGATGCTACGAGGAGGTGAGGCCGCGAAGCGGGTCCAAATGGCGGAGGCGACGCGGTGCGGCGGGCTGGCTCCTGGCTGATGGCGAGCGAGGAGGCGGAGATAGATAACGGGGAGGCAGGGGAGGAGTCCGCCGTGACGTGGAGCAAGTGGAGGTGGGGAGGGGGTGGGGGCGGGGCCCGCGCCCCGGCCGAGATCCGACGAGATCAAAAGCCGCGCGCTCCCTGCGTCCCCCCGGCTCCGCAGATCGCCCCCGGCCACGTGGACCGCCCCGCGCCCGCCCGGGACGCTGGAGGGTGGGGTCGCAGGAATCGCTCGGGCCCGCACGTCGGTGGGTTTGGGTGGGTCTCTGGTGCTGGAAGTGGGCCTGCGCTCCGGAGGGAAAGATCGTCACGGCAGGGTTTAACGGCGTTTAGGTGGGACCCGGAGAGCGATTTGTGAGCTAGAGCACTCCATTTCGCATGCTTTGTTTCGCCGGCGTGCTCCAGTTCTGTGAAGCGGGAGGTGATTAAAGTTAGCATTTTTTTTCTGCGGAGATTAAAGTTAGGGTTTGAATAGCCAGCCGTCAGCTATTCACTACACTAATTGCAGCTTGCTTTTGAATATTCTATGGCCttgttttccattcatttaTAATTAGCTTT of Phragmites australis chromosome 3, lpPhrAust1.1, whole genome shotgun sequence contains these proteins:
- the LOC133912228 gene encoding two-component response regulator-like PRR73, which encodes MDSACQAGTDGPSRKDVRGIGNGAVENGHGFEADAEELRVKQEDLPNGDGLPPVAQQLDEQKEQQGRTIRWERFLPVKTLRVLLVEDDDSTRQVVSALLRKCCYEVIPAENGLHAWQHLEDMQNNIDLVLTEVFMPCLSGIGLLSKITSHKICKDIPVIMMSSNDSMGMVFKCLSKGAVDFLVKPLRKNELKNLWQHVWRRCHSSSGSGSESGIQTQKCAKPKAGDEYENNSDSNHDDDEDDNDNDDDFSIGLNARDGSDNGSGTQSSWTKRAVEIDSPQAMSPGQLADPPDSTCAQVIHPKSEICSNKWLPTANKRNSKKQKENNDESMGKYLEIGAPGNASLEYQSSLNDMSVNPTDKRHETRMVQSKSKKKVMVENDGTNMLTEPNIQTADLISSIVRNSEAQQAVRITDAPGCPSEIPDGNDKNRDSHIDMASNELGLKRLKTTGAATEFHDERNILRRSDLSAFTRYHTSVASNQGGTRFGESSSPQDNSSEAVKTDSTCKMKSNSDAAPIKQGSNGSSNNNDMGSSTKNVIAKPSVNRERVTSPPAVKSTQHTSTFHPVQHQTSPANVVGKDKADEGVANAVKVGHPTEAPESCVQHHHHIHYYLHVMAQQQPSIERGSSDAQCGSSNVFDPHVEGHAANYSVNGAISGSHNGSCAAPNIARPNMESVNGIMEKNGAGGGNGSGSGSGNDMYQNRFPQREAALNKFRLKRKDRNFGKKVRYQSRKRLAEQRPRVRGQFVRQSGQDEQAGQEADR